CCCCTTTTACCTTCTTTTTTCTTATCTGATCCAACTTCCCTCTCTATTGACTTCTTGAAGTTAAGTCCCTCTTGCCATGCCTTGGCAACTATATCGTGAATGATAAGACCCTTTTCGTCAACTATGGTTTGTCTTATTTTCTCAGCAAAATCATCTCTATCAGAAGTTACTACTATACCTTTTTTCTTATCCTCAAGGTATTTTTTTATTTCTGGCATAACTTCTTCTACGCTTTCTTTTCCTTTAACTCTTGTAAAGATGTCGTAGCTTGATGACACCTCAAAAGTTGAGAAGACAACTGCTGGTATGTGTATTTTTATGTTTCCGTAATGAGTAGTCCTACCTCCAATTTTAGTTACTATTGAAAGTGTTGCCATTTTCAATAGGAAGTCATTTATACTAATATCTTTCATGGCAATTTTACCAACAAATAGTGTGTTTTCTCTGACTAAAGAGTATACGTATAATGCACCAGTTGAAGTCCCTTCTTCATCTCTACCAATTTTGGTTGTTTTTGAAACATCATCTACTGCATTATGAGTTCTAAGCACTATTGTCTTTGTGTCTGGTAGAGTTGCTATGAGTAAATCTCCTTCAATTCTGCTCTTTACATTGTATTTTGCTCCTTCTCTCACCGCATAACCAAATGTCATGCAGTCTGGGCATTCACCACATTGACCCCCAATCTTTTCCTCTACGTTATCTTGTTTTCCACCCTTGACGGAAGCGCTAGGCCTTAATGCACATTGCCATTCGTCGCTTTTGTCCCTTATTTTGTCTATATCTGCTTTGTGTAAGTCATAGTCATGGCGTAATAGTTCTAACTCCTTTCTTCTCCATACGCTTTGTAATTTCTCGTATAGTATGATTGGATATTTCTCTTTGCCTATAACGGCGTATGAGTAGTCTTCTCCACCTTCATGCCTTATTAGTAACTCATTTTCAGCCCTTATCACTAGATATACATTGATTACTCTACCTCTTGGTATTACGTTGCTTGAGTCTACTTTGGATAGATCTGAAAAAAATTCCTTTACCTTTTCATATTCTATTCCAAATATGGATTTGAAGGCTTCTTCTGGATTGAACTGCTTACTCACTATTCTCACCCGCACGAATTGATTCGAACAAAACGTATAACCAATTAGCTAATGCATTTGATATGGACAAGGAGAGACTTCTATCCGTTTTGGACTCTATATCGTAGAGAAGAGAAAAAACATCCCTTAAATTAGAGAACAAAATTACCATTTGTTTATCATTAACATCATATTTGTTTTGTAGTGAGGCTAAGGCAGCATTTGTCGCTATTCCTACCCTATCATCTTTATTAAGTTCAGCTAGAGATGATTTAAAAAACATGTCTCTTCCATCTCTAAAGAACCCTACTATCTGGTGTTTTGATGGATTTTCCTCCTTTATTATTTCAGTTAGGGTTTTTGCAATTACATACAAGGATTTAGAGAAAGTTTCTCCCATTTTACTCACCCTCCCAAACGCTTGATTTAGAAAATACGTATAAGGAAGAAGGGATTTCAAAAAACTTGATTCTTCATTTATAGCCATACCTAGAGCAATTACGGAAAGCGAGGAGTCTACTTCTGCGAACCTATCCATATCGCTTATCATGGAGTTGAGATAGTTTCTCCTATCATCTTTATCTTTAATGGCCTTCGTCAGTGCTAAATATTTTGCCTTATATGCTAAAAGCTGAATTAACAGCCTCTCGTTATTCAAGTTCTTTAACCACAAATAGTTTATATCAGATGACACTTCAATGTATTTTGACTGTAACGGGAAATCGTAAACGTTAGCAGTTATGTAGATTGGTGAGGCTAAGAATGATATTGAAATTGATGGAATTTCCGGCAAAATCCCATTTAACACTTCTTTAGTTAGCCTAGTGTTTATTGTAGTAATGTTCAATAAGTTTGCTGGGATAACGATTTTAGACCCTAAGTAATCTGGGTGGATCTTTTTCTCAGAATATGCTAGAGAACCACCAGCGTTACTGAAAATTTTACTAAACTTCTCATTATTTATGACATCTATGAAATACAGTTTCTCGGTAGAAGTTAGGAAGTCCAAGATCTTAAGCAAGTCTACTGGAACACCAGGGTAAAAGGATACAATAATAAATGGGGTGTTTAATTCTTCGCTCATCAATTTCGCTTCATAATTACATATTGGACATACAACCCATCGTTTTGATTCATTATCGATGTCAGCCATAGCCTTTTCTCTGGGAATCCAAATTTCCTTTTTTCCTTTCAATTGAAAACCATAATGTCCAAAGCTAGCTGATTCTCCATATATAGGTGCTCCGCATACTATACAATAGTTTTTAGGCTCTATTTCTATGGGAGGTAAATCGTTAACTATATCACCGTTAAATGCTTTCTTTACTATAGAGACTAATGTCAAATCGATTTTGTTAGAGTCGGAAGAATACCTTTTTTCTATCGCCTCTAAAATCTTGTTCAAGGCTTTATCTTTATCTATCGTCTTGAGATAGTTCGGAAACCTCTCTTTTACATTCATGTACTTCTTGATGTAACCTTTAGAGGACTTATCACTGCTGAACTTCTCAAAAAAGTAAGCAATAACTGCATAAGGCAAATCGTTTCTGAAGTCTTCAATTATTTTTCTAGCAACTTCAATTTTTCCCTTATTATCTAATAATGACACAATGTCCTCGTAATATTTACATATGCTTGTATGTAGAAAGGCATTTAATTGCTTTGGATTTTTGTTTTCGTCATAAAAAACAGAAAAGTCTCCTAAATTTGCTCTCCTCCATTCCTCTTCCTTATTTTTGATGCA
The nucleotide sequence above comes from Sulfolobus tengchongensis. Encoded proteins:
- the cas7d gene encoding type I-D CRISPR-associated protein Cas7/Csc2 — translated: MSKQFNPEEAFKSIFGIEYEKVKEFFSDLSKVDSSNVIPRGRVINVYLVIRAENELLIRHEGGEDYSYAVIGKEKYPIILYEKLQSVWRRKELELLRHDYDLHKADIDKIRDKSDEWQCALRPSASVKGGKQDNVEEKIGGQCGECPDCMTFGYAVREGAKYNVKSRIEGDLLIATLPDTKTIVLRTHNAVDDVSKTTKIGRDEEGTSTGALYVYSLVRENTLFVGKIAMKDISINDFLLKMATLSIVTKIGGRTTHYGNIKIHIPAVVFSTFEVSSSYDIFTRVKGKESVEEVMPEIKKYLEDKKKGIVVTSDRDDFAEKIRQTIVDEKGLIIHDIVAKAWQEGLNFKKSIEREVGSDKKKEGKRGK
- a CDS encoding CRISPR-associated protein; this translates as MNLSYYDDLIALVQKSLELVKFREAIREAKEKSPQSFIFHSISVGTLSLAILDEIRNIDKDGVALLEHLYNIDYKSLAFFGGFFHDWMKLFSEKEEYEYKIPKEAINKAKEIAKMTGLPNSDKFIDVIANFAEGPLTSNEEIPLWASVKIADMLMISTIRGVNDVLYYAERMNYKDAIKRLSGYNLKLSYLQASPRLFTSIVSEEIIQAINGRPLISYHDGIIFLSRGSGSNKINLSTLYNILSSKLKGGSKSGSEYENGREYKSIVECIKNKEEEWRRANLGDFSVFYDENKNPKQLNAFLHTSICKYYEDIVSLLDNKGKIEVARKIIEDFRNDLPYAVIAYFFEKFSSDKSSKGYIKKYMNVKERFPNYLKTIDKDKALNKILEAIEKRYSSDSNKIDLTLVSIVKKAFNGDIVNDLPPIEIEPKNYCIVCGAPIYGESASFGHYGFQLKGKKEIWIPREKAMADIDNESKRWVVCPICNYEAKLMSEELNTPFIIVSFYPGVPVDLLKILDFLTSTEKLYFIDVINNEKFSKIFSNAGGSLAYSEKKIHPDYLGSKIVIPANLLNITTINTRLTKEVLNGILPEIPSISISFLASPIYITANVYDFPLQSKYIEVSSDINYLWLKNLNNERLLIQLLAYKAKYLALTKAIKDKDDRRNYLNSMISDMDRFAEVDSSLSVIALGMAINEESSFLKSLLPYTYFLNQAFGRVSKMGETFSKSLYVIAKTLTEIIKEENPSKHQIVGFFRDGRDMFFKSSLAELNKDDRVGIATNAALASLQNKYDVNDKQMVILFSNLRDVFSLLYDIESKTDRSLSLSISNALANWLYVLFESIRAGENSE